In Leptospira saintgironsiae, one genomic interval encodes:
- a CDS encoding M23 family metallopeptidase has translation MEKMIKKRIDQVKEKGHQRLTVLLIPHGFDKSFHFQISIFTIFFLVGLLFAIVGIAVLGIVRYNNTRIQINALASVYGKYFDEYIEYSEKLGDIRDDFASLNENLQEVHSLIDGESDELLKLPDESDSEDLAATELKIEEAVDKDLMLGRSYLSEIYGYRAVRVSMEKNKALVDSVFNFLDSRYGIMNSLPFGEPLLSYNLTSYYGMRRSPTFGYMEFHDGVDLANVPGTDIAATGDGRVYRAIYSNRGYGNHIVIAHANGYYSLYGHCTSLKVREGEYVHKGQRIATVGATGNVTGPHLHYEVWIGESNRTDPMDYMKVGFGQY, from the coding sequence ATGGAAAAGATGATAAAAAAACGCATCGACCAGGTAAAAGAAAAAGGCCACCAAAGGCTGACGGTTCTTTTAATCCCTCATGGATTCGATAAGTCCTTCCACTTCCAAATTTCTATCTTCACCATCTTCTTCTTAGTAGGATTATTGTTTGCGATCGTTGGTATCGCAGTATTAGGAATTGTTCGTTATAATAATACCAGGATACAGATCAACGCACTCGCTTCTGTTTACGGAAAATACTTCGATGAGTATATCGAATACAGCGAAAAGTTAGGAGATATCCGAGATGATTTCGCAAGTCTGAACGAAAATTTACAAGAAGTTCATTCTTTAATTGATGGCGAGTCGGATGAATTACTCAAACTTCCTGATGAGTCAGACTCAGAAGATTTAGCAGCTACCGAATTAAAGATAGAAGAAGCAGTAGATAAAGATCTAATGCTCGGAAGATCTTATCTTTCTGAAATTTACGGATATCGCGCAGTAAGAGTTTCTATGGAGAAGAATAAGGCTCTTGTTGATTCTGTATTTAACTTCTTGGATTCCAGATATGGCATCATGAATTCTCTCCCATTCGGAGAACCATTATTATCTTATAATTTAACTTCTTATTATGGAATGAGAAGGTCTCCTACTTTCGGATACATGGAATTCCATGACGGAGTGGACTTAGCGAACGTTCCTGGAACGGATATCGCAGCCACCGGAGACGGAAGAGTTTACAGAGCAATTTACTCTAACAGAGGATATGGAAATCATATAGTGATCGCTCATGCAAACGGATACTATAGTTTGTATGGTCACTGCACCTCCTTAAAAGTGAGAGAAGGTGAGTATGTCCATAAAGGGCAGAGGATTGCTACTGTGGGAGCCACAGGAAACGTAACGGGTCCTCACCTTCATTATGAAGTATGGATCGGAGAATCAAACCGTACTGATCCTATGGATTATATGAAAGTAGGTTTCGGCCAATATTAA